The Desulfonatronum thiosulfatophilum genomic interval GTTCCGGGAAGGCCTGCCGTAACGGGGGGGGATGAGTCAGAAGACCTGCCTGAAGAGCATTTTTCGCCCCGCACGAGGATGTTGGGAGCGAGCATTCCTGAGCTGCCCGGCTCGACTGATTCTATGCAGGAACACGGTTCCCCCTGGTCCAGGCTACGTGGCCTGGAGCCGATGAGTTTGTGCGACTGGCCCGGTCGTGTAAGCGCCGTATTATTTCTGGGAGGCTGCGACCTGCGCTGCCCCACCTGCCACAATTTCCAGCTGGCCTGGGAAACCTGGAACACCCCCTGCCTCCCCCGCTCCCAAGTCATGGATCTTCTTCGAAAACGATCTTCCTGGCTGGACGGCTTGGTCGTGACCGGCGGCGAGGCCGCCTTGTCCGCGGACCTGCCGGAATGGCTGGCCGATCTTCGAGCGCATGTCGGCTTGCCCATCAAGCTTGATACCAACGGTATGCATCCTGCAGTGATTGAACGCACCGTGACCGCCGAGGCAGTCGACCTGGTGGCCGTGGACATCAAGGGACCCTGGTCGAAATATCCGCTTCTAACCGGCAACAGGGCGACCCCTGAACAGGCCAGAGCCAATATGAAGCAAATTTTTGCATTAGCTCGAGACAAACCCGGCTCGTTTCAGTTCCGAACCACGC includes:
- a CDS encoding anaerobic ribonucleoside-triphosphate reductase activating protein; this encodes MQEHGSPWSRLRGLEPMSLCDWPGRVSAVLFLGGCDLRCPTCHNFQLAWETWNTPCLPRSQVMDLLRKRSSWLDGLVVTGGEAALSADLPEWLADLRAHVGLPIKLDTNGMHPAVIERTVTAEAVDLVAVDIKGPWSKYPLLTGNRATPEQARANMKQIFALARDKPGSFQFRTTLVPELTQDDLNAMQHLPPPGFVLQMQRFKTPATVIERR